One Vespa crabro chromosome 1, iyVesCrab1.2, whole genome shotgun sequence genomic region harbors:
- the LOC124433200 gene encoding ras-related protein Rab-27A yields MDYDYLIKFLALGNSGVGKTSFLYQYTDGTFNSRFVSTVGIDFKEKRVIYQMPDGSSQRVHLQLWDTAGQERFRSLTTAFYRDSMGFLLIFDLTNELSFLEVRNWLEQLRMHAYCENPDIILCGNKSDLEDKRVISEYKARDLAEKHGLVYLETSAATGQNVERAVEILLERVMRRMEITVDKSLLPHQKILKCHERETPPPNSSCYC; encoded by the exons atggatTATGATTACTTGATCAAGTTTTTGGCTCTTGGGAATTCTGGAGTTGGGAAAACCAGTTTTCTGTATCAGTATACCGATGGAACTTTCAATTCACGCTTTGTTTCCACAGTTGGGattgattttaaagaaaagagagtt ATATATCAGATGCCTGATGGAAGTAGTCAAAGAGTACATTTACAGCTTTGGGATACAGCTGGCCAAGAGAG GTTTCGAAGTTTAACCACGGCCTTTTACCGGGATTCTATGggtttcttattaatttttgatctGACCAATGAGCTCTCCTTTCTTGAAGTTAGAAATTGGCTGGAACAGCTTAGG atgcATGCATATTGTGAAAATCCAGATATAATTCTCTGTGGTAACAAATCTGATCTGGAGGATAAGCGAGTTATTAGCGAGTATAAAGCACGTGATCTAGCAGAGAAACATGG ATTGGTATATTTGGAAACTAGTGCTGCTACTGGACAAAATGTTGAACGTGCAGTAGAAATTCTGTTAGAACGTGTTATGCGCAGAATGGAAATTACAGTAGATAAATCATTGCTACCACATCAAAAGATTTTAAAGTGTCACGAGCGTGAGACACCACCTCCTAATAGTTCTTGTTATTGCTGA
- the LOC124433183 gene encoding molybdenum cofactor sulfurase 3 isoform X1, with product MEQTSKKMLTYTSVYDKRIAANIENEFSRLQGQCYLDHAGATLYSNTQIKNVSDDLCNSLYGNPHSIGLAGGITHDNIEQIRHRILSHFHTSSEEYSVIFTSGATQSLKIIAETFRFTNNKNNDVHFQSTGHFIYMQDNHTSVLGMREIVSQKKVKITCLSHKHAFQVLEQSVNSSNNNVASDNNSLFVYPAQCNFSGAKYPLEWIQNVHNNVLSSVTGQLNTKCYVLLDAAGFVPTNDLNLSIFKPDFVCISFYKMFGYPTGIGALIVKNSSADVLDKVYYGGGTVNVSLSSEMFHVKRQNLYQRFEDGTIPFLSIISLQYGLDIFLKISIKQISSHVFALAKYLHHTLLRLHHCNGAPVVKIYSDNNYEDPNLQGGIVTFNILRSNGEYVGYMEVAHMAALFKIHLRTGCFCNPGACQRHLSLKNEEILQNYDAGYVCGGAADIINGKPTGAIRISFGYMSVIKDVETLLQMITKCFLSKSEKNVNISEVRKLNQVETKNKKYVINDKDNTKEFEDKAWYSSFLYGVKYLKNTNNLRSNITLKRLFIYPIKSCGAFEITTSWTLNEKGLEYDREWMIMTSNGICLTQKQQTNLCLIKPFISKEMQVIRLTYPGMPLVEVPLKYSEDYVNGTICQSRVCGQKVQGIDCGKDVSEWLSLAIGHPNLKLVRQINHEIKDKPKQGLHNPKLSFSSQAQYLLLNEESISWLCSRIINAEDFNKDTVLHRFRGNIVLSGCKAFEELSWKLIRIGKTEFQVNGSCTRCQMICIDQTTGIKTVEPLRTLAEEFHGKLKFGIYLTRLTTKEEILNIGDTVYFD from the exons gACAATGTTATTTGGATCATGCTGGTGCTACACTGTATTCCAACACACAAATCAAAAATGTAAGCGATGATTTATGTAACTCTCTTTATGGCAATCCACATTCCATTGGCCTTGCAGGTGGTATTACTCATGATAACATTGAACAAATAAGACATAG aATATTGAGTCATTTTCACACATCATCAGAAGAATACAGTGTTATTTTTACATCAGGAGCAACAcaatctttaaaaattatcgCTGAAACATTTCgctttacgaataataaaaataatgatgttCATTTTCAATCTACaggacattttatttatatgcaaGACAATCATACTTCAGTTCTTGGAATGAGAGAGATTGTCTCTCAAAAAAAGGTTAAAATAACTTGTCTTAGTCATAAACATGCATTTCAAGTATTAGAACAATCAGTAAATTcttcgaataataatgtagCAAGTGACaataattctctttttgtttatccTGCCCAATGCAATTTTTCTGGTGCAAAATATCCACTCGAGTGGATTCAAAATGTACACAATAATGTGCTTTCCAGCGTCACTGGTCAATTAAATACAAAGTGCTATGTTCTCCTGGATGCAGCAGGTTTTGTACCaacaaatgatttaaatttatccATATTTAAACCAGATTTTGTgtgtatatctttttataagaTGTTTGGATATCCAACTGGTATTGGTGCCTTAATAGTAAAGAATTCTAGTGCAGATGTTCTTGATAAAGTCTATTACGGAGGAGGCACTGTAAATGTTTCTCTTAGTTCTGAAATGTTTCATGTGAAGCGTCAAAACTTATATCAAAg ATTCGAAGATGGAACCATAccatttttatctataatatcacTACAATATggattagatatatttttaaaaattagtaTAAAGCAAATATCAAGTCATGTATTCGCACTTGCTAAATATTTGCATCACACTCTATTAAGATTGCATCATTGTAATGGTGCACCtgttgtaaaaatttattcagataataactatgaagATCCTAACTTACAAGGAGGAATTGttacatttaatattcttagatCCAATGGCGAATATGTTGGATATATGGAAGTTGCACATATGGCTGCACTTTTTAAAATACATCTCAGAACTGGTTGTTTCTGTAATCCTGGTGCATGCCAAAGACATCTATCCCTTAAAAATGaggaaattttacaaaattatgaTGCAGGCTATGTATGCGGTGGTGCTGCAGACATAATAAATGGTAAACCAACTGGTGCTATACGAATTTCATTTGGATATATGTCTGTGATTAAAGATGTTGAGACTTTATTACAAATGATAACTAAATGCTTTTTGAGCAaatcagaaaaaaatgtaaacataTCAGAAGTGCGTAAATTAAATCAGGTTGAGactaaaaataagaaatatgttataaatgataaagataatacaaaagaatttgAGGATAAGGCATGgtattcatcatttttatatggtgtaaaatatttaaaaaatactaataacttAAGAAGTAATATTACTCTAAAACGATTGTTTATATATCCTATAAAATCATGTGGAGCATTTGAAATAACTACTTCTTGGACTTTGAATGAGAAAGGTTTAGAATATGATAGAGAATGGATGATAATGACATCAAATGGAATTTGTTTAACTCAAAAACAACAAACTAatctttgtttaattaaacCATTTATATCCAAAGAAATGCAAGTCATAAGATTAACATATCCAG GAATGCCATTAGTAGAAGTACCTTTGAAGTATTCTGAAGATTATGTAAATGGTACAATATGCCAAAGTAGAGTTTGCGGACAAAAAGTTCAAGGCATTGATTGTGGAAAAGATGTGTCTGAGTGGTTAAGCTTAGCTATTGGTCATCCAAATTTAAAACTTGTTAGGCAAATTAATCATGAAATCAAAGATAAACCAAAGCAAG GATTACATAATCCAAAACTATCCTTTTCGAGTCAAGCTCAATATCTATTATTGAATGAAGAAAGTATATCATGGTTATGTAGTAGAATTATTAATGCAGAAGATTTTAACAAAGATACGGTATTGCATAGATTTAGGGGAAACATTGTTTTAAGTGGCTGCAAAGCTTTTGAAGAACTTTCATGGAAATTAATACGAATAGGCAAAACTGAATTCCAG GTAAATGGATCTTGCACAAGATGTCAAATGATATGCATTGATCAAACAACAGGCATAAAAACGGTAGAACCATTACGTACATTAGCAGAGGAATTTCatggaaaattaaaatttggcATATATCTTACAAGATTaacaacaaaagaagaaatattaaatattggaGATACAGTGTACTTTGattga
- the LOC124433183 gene encoding molybdenum cofactor sulfurase 3 isoform X2 — MEQTSKKMLTYTSVYDKRIAANIENEFSRLQGQCYLDHAGATLYSNTQIKNVSDDLCNSLYGNPHSIGLAGGITHDNIEQIRHRILSHFHTSSEEYSVIFTSGATQSLKIIAETFRFTNNKNNDVHFQSTGHFIYMQDNHTSVLGMREIVSQKKVKITCLSHKHAFQVLEQSVNSSNNNVASDNNSLFVYPAQCNFSGAKYPLEWIQNVHNNVLSSVTGQLNTKCYVLLDAAGFVPTNDLNLSIFKPDFVCISFYKMFGYPTGIGALIVKNSSADVLDKVYYGGGTVNVSLSSEMFHVKRQNLYQRFEDGTIPFLSIISLQYGLDIFLKISIKQISSHVFALAKYLHHTLLRLHHCNGAPVVKIYSDNNYEDPNLQGGIVTFNILRSNGEYVGYMEVAHMAALFKIHLRTGCFCNPGACQRHLSLKNEEILQNYDAGYVCGGAADIINGKPTGAIRISFGYMSVIKDVETLLQMITKCFLSKSEKNVNISEVRKLNQVETKNKKYVINDKDNTKEFEDKAWYSSFLYGVKYLKNTNNLRSNITLKRLFIYPIKSCGAFEITTSWTLNEKGLEYDREWMIMTSNGICLTQKQQTNLCLIKPFISKEMQVIRLTYPGMPLVEVPLKYSEDYVNGTICQSRVCGQKVQGIDCGKDVSEWLSLAIGHPNLKLVRQINHEIKDKPKQGKWILHKMSNDMH, encoded by the exons gACAATGTTATTTGGATCATGCTGGTGCTACACTGTATTCCAACACACAAATCAAAAATGTAAGCGATGATTTATGTAACTCTCTTTATGGCAATCCACATTCCATTGGCCTTGCAGGTGGTATTACTCATGATAACATTGAACAAATAAGACATAG aATATTGAGTCATTTTCACACATCATCAGAAGAATACAGTGTTATTTTTACATCAGGAGCAACAcaatctttaaaaattatcgCTGAAACATTTCgctttacgaataataaaaataatgatgttCATTTTCAATCTACaggacattttatttatatgcaaGACAATCATACTTCAGTTCTTGGAATGAGAGAGATTGTCTCTCAAAAAAAGGTTAAAATAACTTGTCTTAGTCATAAACATGCATTTCAAGTATTAGAACAATCAGTAAATTcttcgaataataatgtagCAAGTGACaataattctctttttgtttatccTGCCCAATGCAATTTTTCTGGTGCAAAATATCCACTCGAGTGGATTCAAAATGTACACAATAATGTGCTTTCCAGCGTCACTGGTCAATTAAATACAAAGTGCTATGTTCTCCTGGATGCAGCAGGTTTTGTACCaacaaatgatttaaatttatccATATTTAAACCAGATTTTGTgtgtatatctttttataagaTGTTTGGATATCCAACTGGTATTGGTGCCTTAATAGTAAAGAATTCTAGTGCAGATGTTCTTGATAAAGTCTATTACGGAGGAGGCACTGTAAATGTTTCTCTTAGTTCTGAAATGTTTCATGTGAAGCGTCAAAACTTATATCAAAg ATTCGAAGATGGAACCATAccatttttatctataatatcacTACAATATggattagatatatttttaaaaattagtaTAAAGCAAATATCAAGTCATGTATTCGCACTTGCTAAATATTTGCATCACACTCTATTAAGATTGCATCATTGTAATGGTGCACCtgttgtaaaaatttattcagataataactatgaagATCCTAACTTACAAGGAGGAATTGttacatttaatattcttagatCCAATGGCGAATATGTTGGATATATGGAAGTTGCACATATGGCTGCACTTTTTAAAATACATCTCAGAACTGGTTGTTTCTGTAATCCTGGTGCATGCCAAAGACATCTATCCCTTAAAAATGaggaaattttacaaaattatgaTGCAGGCTATGTATGCGGTGGTGCTGCAGACATAATAAATGGTAAACCAACTGGTGCTATACGAATTTCATTTGGATATATGTCTGTGATTAAAGATGTTGAGACTTTATTACAAATGATAACTAAATGCTTTTTGAGCAaatcagaaaaaaatgtaaacataTCAGAAGTGCGTAAATTAAATCAGGTTGAGactaaaaataagaaatatgttataaatgataaagataatacaaaagaatttgAGGATAAGGCATGgtattcatcatttttatatggtgtaaaatatttaaaaaatactaataacttAAGAAGTAATATTACTCTAAAACGATTGTTTATATATCCTATAAAATCATGTGGAGCATTTGAAATAACTACTTCTTGGACTTTGAATGAGAAAGGTTTAGAATATGATAGAGAATGGATGATAATGACATCAAATGGAATTTGTTTAACTCAAAAACAACAAACTAatctttgtttaattaaacCATTTATATCCAAAGAAATGCAAGTCATAAGATTAACATATCCAG GAATGCCATTAGTAGAAGTACCTTTGAAGTATTCTGAAGATTATGTAAATGGTACAATATGCCAAAGTAGAGTTTGCGGACAAAAAGTTCAAGGCATTGATTGTGGAAAAGATGTGTCTGAGTGGTTAAGCTTAGCTATTGGTCATCCAAATTTAAAACTTGTTAGGCAAATTAATCATGAAATCAAAGATAAACCAAAGCAAG GTAAATGGATCTTGCACAAGATGTCAAATGATATGCATTGA
- the LOC124433212 gene encoding migration and invasion enhancer 1, with protein MHDVKVNIEYCETCNYKPQFLDMVNLIEKNVPTAKVSGTEGKEGSFEIKINDELVYSKLQTLAFPDYEAVCETIKDVSNGEPVKKVTKQQPIECTIS; from the exons ATGCACGATGTTAAAGTTAACATCGAATAttg TGAAACCTGTAACTATAAGCCACAATTTCTTGATATGGTCAATTTAATAGAGAAGAATGTGCCAACAGCCAAAGTCTCTGGAACCGAAGGAAAGGAAG GAtcctttgaaattaaaattaatgatgaaTTAGTTTATTCAAAACTACAAACACTAGCATTTCCTGATTACGAAGCAGTATGTGAAACTATCAAAGATGTATCAAATGGTGAACCTGTAAAAAAAGTTACAAAACAACAACCTATAGAATGTACAATAtcataa